One region of Candidatus Peribacteraceae bacterium genomic DNA includes:
- a CDS encoding MarR family transcriptional regulator gives METPSDAIIRYSFGLTRVIRHMMICLQEEGITVNFLQIHALALIEDHPGMTMKELADVLHVASPSATSFVNRLVRSKLVSRSHDAKNRKLVRLTLTKEGKVTLREKRTKRTALLKEHLHLLTREEQRQLANILKKLHTSASLAAIH, from the coding sequence ATGGAAACTCCGTCCGATGCCATCATCCGCTACTCGTTCGGCCTCACCAGGGTCATCAGGCATATGATGATCTGCTTGCAAGAAGAAGGCATTACTGTCAACTTCCTGCAAATCCACGCCCTCGCTCTCATTGAGGACCATCCCGGCATGACCATGAAGGAACTGGCGGATGTCCTTCATGTTGCATCACCCTCCGCAACATCGTTCGTCAACCGCCTCGTTCGCAGCAAACTGGTTTCCCGCAGCCATGATGCCAAGAACCGCAAGCTCGTGCGCTTGACGCTCACGAAAGAGGGCAAAGTGACGTTGCGAGAGAAGAGGACGAAACGCACGGCGCTCCTCAAGGAACACCTCCACCTCCTCACTCGGGAGGAGCAACGGCAACTCGCCAACATCCTCAAGAAGTTGCATACTAGCGCCAGTCTGGCGGCCATCCACTAA
- a CDS encoding ABC transporter permease gives MRLADTIHTATRGLTRNLMRSLLTTLGIIIGVGSVVLMVSVGSSFERFILSQVESFSGDTFEVQPKGLEQIGAATDTITAGDFEAIEKLSTVQNAAPVIFVRERVTYGRENIAPFIFGTRKEAFNNWSMSISAGRLLTDSDVSGAKNVVVLGPKAAEDLFGQTDPVGKRINVGSATLTVVGVLESLGSVIGQQMDAYVYMPLTVARSIAGNSSTVDYISLQSRGDNEITKLDIEMLLRQRHKIKNPENDPDKDDFIVRSFEQATQMLNTVTMSITLFLGLIAGISLLVGGIGIMNIMLVTVTERTAEIGLRKAVGARRNDILLQFLVESVLLTVSGGFIGLAGGVGIGFVMATAAGKFLDGFAYSLPLSAIVLSVGMAAIVGLVFGIYPARKAAVLDPIEAMRYE, from the coding sequence ATGCGACTAGCCGACACCATCCATACGGCAACCCGAGGACTCACGCGCAACCTCATGCGCTCCCTCCTCACCACGCTCGGCATCATCATCGGGGTCGGATCCGTGGTGCTCATGGTCTCGGTGGGTTCCAGCTTCGAGCGGTTCATCCTCAGCCAGGTAGAGAGCTTCAGCGGCGACACTTTCGAAGTGCAGCCCAAAGGCTTGGAACAGATCGGTGCGGCGACGGATACCATTACGGCGGGGGACTTTGAGGCCATCGAAAAGCTCTCCACAGTGCAGAATGCGGCGCCGGTGATCTTTGTCCGCGAGCGGGTGACCTACGGGAGGGAGAACATCGCGCCCTTCATCTTCGGCACCCGGAAGGAGGCATTCAACAACTGGTCCATGAGCATCAGCGCGGGAAGGCTGCTGACGGACAGCGACGTTTCCGGCGCAAAGAATGTCGTAGTCCTGGGGCCGAAGGCCGCCGAGGACCTCTTCGGCCAGACGGACCCCGTGGGGAAGCGCATCAACGTGGGGTCGGCCACCCTCACCGTCGTGGGGGTGCTGGAGAGCCTGGGATCCGTGATCGGCCAGCAGATGGACGCATACGTGTACATGCCCCTCACCGTTGCGCGGAGCATTGCGGGGAATTCCTCCACGGTGGATTACATTTCCCTCCAGTCGCGCGGGGACAACGAGATTACGAAGCTGGACATCGAAATGCTCCTGCGCCAACGGCACAAGATCAAGAACCCGGAGAACGATCCCGACAAAGATGACTTCATCGTGCGTTCGTTTGAGCAGGCGACGCAGATGCTCAACACCGTCACCATGAGCATCACGCTCTTCCTGGGGCTCATCGCCGGCATTTCCCTTCTCGTCGGCGGCATCGGCATCATGAACATCATGCTCGTCACCGTCACGGAGCGGACGGCGGAGATAGGCTTGCGCAAGGCGGTGGGTGCCCGTCGCAACGACATCCTCCTCCAGTTCCTCGTGGAATCCGTGCTCCTCACGGTCTCCGGCGGCTTCATAGGCCTCGCGGGAGGGGTGGGCATCGGCTTCGTAATGGCCACGGCCGCGGGGAAGTTCCTGGATGGCTTCGCGTACTCCCTGCCCCTTAGCGCCATCGTCCTCTCCGTGGGCATGGCGGCGATCGTCGGCCTCGTCTTCGGCATCTACCCGGCGCGGAAGGCCGCCGTGCTGGACCCCATCGAGGCGATGCGGTACGAATGA
- a CDS encoding efflux RND transporter periplasmic adaptor subunit: MTKQHQHAAASHTPNAAPAGQGAHAAHPQHATHPDHTVQHSRMRRTLHWLRKHRKAVIITAVAVIVLGLPLSWLFKPAQAQYVTAMAQKGDLQQTVEAVGTVTSERDLELKFPGAGIVESVQVKEGDRVTAGQVLAQLRAGSLGAAVAMQSANLQSAVADLRKMEEGTRPEDIAIAEAQVANKRAALQVAQSTLDSAKKSLTQAQDQLKTVQQEATTSLGGQVETARSALLSQLVAGETALAVVDDILGKTIVQDAIIKMRPGGDIDVRTARTNALAALLSVRQQANVIDYHDALKVLQSGQSAVSQAAQTVDLLFTLIGSLPETSYFTQALREQYRTSLSTQRGLVQSAVSAITTAYTGLQSAAAGFDTRISTAQSTITTSEGTMERAKADILTYQTAVQAQEADLALKRAGTRKADLDAARARVRQAQASLAQSQANYADTILRAPVDGTISHVNVKGGEATPVTGPAVTILGNSPFRVEMFVSEVDVPKLIQAQSGSIALDAFPDTEYKVHVSELDTAPTLVDGVSKYRVKLDFIYPHEEFKIGMTGDVTVVTGERKNIVYVPGRAVLEKEGKRVVRILQNGKNNGIREQEVTLGMEGQSGDVEVTKGLSGGETIVVLEK; encoded by the coding sequence ATGACCAAACAGCACCAACACGCAGCGGCGTCGCACACGCCCAACGCCGCACCGGCAGGACAGGGGGCCCATGCCGCGCATCCTCAGCACGCAACCCATCCCGACCACACGGTGCAGCACTCCCGCATGCGACGCACCCTTCACTGGCTCCGCAAACACCGCAAGGCCGTCATCATCACGGCAGTCGCCGTCATCGTCCTCGGCTTGCCCCTCTCCTGGCTCTTCAAGCCGGCGCAGGCGCAATACGTCACGGCGATGGCGCAGAAGGGCGACTTGCAGCAGACCGTGGAGGCGGTGGGGACGGTCACCTCCGAGCGCGATTTGGAACTCAAGTTCCCCGGCGCGGGGATCGTGGAGAGCGTGCAGGTGAAAGAGGGGGACCGCGTCACGGCCGGCCAGGTGCTGGCACAGCTGCGCGCCGGCAGCTTGGGGGCGGCGGTGGCCATGCAATCCGCAAACCTCCAGTCCGCCGTGGCGGACTTGCGGAAGATGGAGGAGGGGACGCGGCCGGAAGACATCGCCATCGCGGAGGCGCAAGTGGCCAACAAGCGGGCGGCGCTGCAAGTGGCGCAGTCGACGTTGGACAGCGCCAAGAAGAGCCTCACGCAGGCGCAAGACCAGCTGAAGACCGTCCAGCAGGAGGCAACCACCTCGCTCGGCGGGCAAGTGGAAACGGCGCGTTCCGCGCTGCTTTCCCAGCTTGTGGCGGGGGAAACGGCCTTGGCGGTGGTGGATGATATCCTGGGCAAGACCATCGTGCAGGACGCCATCATCAAGATGCGCCCCGGCGGGGACATAGATGTCCGCACCGCCCGCACGAATGCGCTCGCCGCCCTCCTGAGCGTCCGCCAACAGGCGAACGTCATCGATTACCACGACGCCCTCAAGGTCCTCCAATCGGGCCAGAGCGCCGTGAGCCAAGCGGCCCAGACCGTTGATCTCCTCTTCACTCTCATCGGTTCGCTTCCGGAAACGAGTTACTTCACCCAGGCGCTCCGCGAACAGTACCGCACGAGCCTCTCCACGCAGCGCGGGTTGGTGCAGAGCGCCGTGAGTGCCATCACCACCGCGTACACGGGGCTGCAGTCCGCGGCCGCCGGGTTCGATACCAGGATCTCCACGGCACAGTCCACCATCACGACGAGCGAGGGGACCATGGAGCGCGCGAAGGCGGACATCCTCACCTACCAGACCGCCGTGCAGGCGCAGGAAGCGGACCTTGCCCTCAAGAGGGCCGGGACCCGGAAGGCGGACCTGGATGCGGCACGCGCCCGCGTGCGCCAGGCGCAGGCGTCCTTGGCGCAGTCCCAGGCGAATTACGCGGATACCATCCTTCGCGCGCCCGTGGATGGGACTATTTCCCACGTGAACGTGAAGGGAGGAGAAGCGACGCCCGTCACCGGGCCGGCGGTCACCATTCTGGGCAACTCACCGTTCCGCGTGGAGATGTTCGTTTCGGAAGTGGACGTGCCGAAGCTGATCCAAGCGCAGTCGGGCAGCATTGCGCTCGACGCGTTCCCCGACACGGAATACAAGGTGCACGTGAGCGAGCTCGATACCGCCCCCACGCTCGTGGACGGCGTTTCAAAGTACCGCGTGAAGTTGGATTTCATCTATCCCCATGAGGAATTCAAGATCGGCATGACGGGCGATGTGACGGTGGTGACGGGGGAACGAAAGAATATCGTGTATGTTCCCGGCCGTGCGGTCCTGGAGAAGGAGGGTAAGAGGGTGGTGCGCATCCTCCAGAACGGGAAGAACAACGGCATCCGTGAGCAGGAGGTGACGCTGGGGATGGAGGGGCAATCGGGGGATGTGGAGGTGACGAAGGGGTTGAGCGGAGGGGAAACGATTGTCGTCCTGGAGAAATAG
- a CDS encoding ABC transporter permease yields MLIRDTLRMAFNDVRVHQSRSLLTVLGIIIGVAAVVLMTGVGKSMEGVILGQINTLGPTVIALWPGAKGPEGGTSSMNTDYDAITIRDVEALRQLESVTSVAPMIMLGEPATYGREKVEANVVGTTPDYVSNQSVEVTSGRFHDETDEIGVRPVAVIGPDIVEDLMPGQDPLGKRIEIGGRRYTVIGVLKAVGTQFFQNQDTRIIIPFSMAKAVEQRDYVDMVTLRATEDIANGVADVEYLMRKRHSIVSPPADPKKNDDFLVRTAEQAQDILGTVSLALTVFITMVASVSLVVGGIGIMNIMLVSVTERTREIGLRKALGAQRNDILLQFLVEAVVVTFIGAVIGLLLGVLLDFFIVLIAQKFLSTYHFGLNPLAMAVSMLMAMGVGLGFGLYPARKAAVLDPIAALRYE; encoded by the coding sequence ATGCTCATCCGCGACACCCTTCGAATGGCATTCAACGACGTGCGGGTTCACCAGTCACGCTCGCTCCTCACGGTGCTCGGCATCATCATCGGGGTGGCGGCCGTTGTTCTCATGACCGGCGTGGGGAAGAGCATGGAAGGTGTGATCTTGGGCCAGATCAACACGCTGGGCCCCACCGTCATCGCGCTCTGGCCGGGGGCGAAAGGCCCGGAAGGGGGAACGTCCTCCATGAACACCGATTACGACGCCATCACCATCCGCGACGTGGAAGCGCTGCGGCAGCTGGAATCCGTGACGAGCGTCGCCCCCATGATCATGCTGGGGGAACCCGCGACGTACGGGCGTGAGAAGGTGGAGGCGAACGTGGTGGGGACCACACCGGACTATGTCAGCAATCAATCTGTGGAAGTGACGAGCGGGCGTTTTCACGATGAGACCGATGAGATCGGCGTGCGTCCCGTCGCAGTGATCGGGCCGGACATCGTGGAGGACCTCATGCCGGGGCAGGATCCCCTGGGGAAGCGCATTGAGATCGGGGGGAGGCGGTACACCGTCATCGGCGTGCTCAAGGCGGTGGGAACGCAGTTCTTCCAAAATCAGGACACCCGCATCATCATTCCATTCTCCATGGCCAAGGCCGTGGAGCAGCGCGACTACGTGGACATGGTGACGCTGCGGGCGACGGAGGACATTGCGAACGGGGTGGCGGATGTGGAGTACTTGATGCGCAAACGCCACAGCATCGTCTCGCCGCCCGCCGATCCGAAGAAGAATGACGACTTCCTCGTGCGCACGGCGGAGCAGGCGCAGGACATCCTGGGGACGGTGTCCCTCGCCCTCACGGTCTTCATCACCATGGTCGCCAGCGTGTCGCTCGTGGTGGGCGGCATCGGCATCATGAACATCATGCTCGTATCCGTCACGGAACGGACGCGGGAAATCGGTCTGCGCAAGGCGTTGGGGGCGCAGCGGAACGACATCCTGCTGCAGTTCCTGGTGGAAGCGGTGGTCGTCACATTCATCGGGGCGGTCATCGGCCTGCTGCTGGGGGTGCTTCTGGACTTCTTCATAGTCCTCATCGCGCAGAAATTCCTCTCCACCTACCATTTCGGCCTCAACCCCCTCGCTATGGCGGTCTCCATGCTCATGGCCATGGGCGTCGGTTTGGGTTTCGGCCTCTATCCCGCGCGCAAGGCGGCGGTGCTCGATCCCATAGCGGCACTACGGTACGAGTAA
- a CDS encoding DMT family transporter, translating into MFYLYALLSMLGYALQNVLLAHYARKVDGLSLAFYRNLSFSVTLLPLLLGSSRAEIAAVAAHWQLLLLGGLSGGLYLGLFYASYRHLPVGIAGAISRALMTVLLVAIGWAVLGDVLSPAALALLALIIIGSVLLAAKGNVHAHLGNRAGFGILLAVASALPLTLTNVTPAALSRIANPLVAGYFWEISIAAGAGFLLILRRVFLRKPMGRISGRTFLGIAAAASPTLVGTGFFMLATHAGPVAIVTAVGSASLVVTSLLGMRLYREHLRWVQWAAILLVLAGVAGLKFA; encoded by the coding sequence ATGTTCTACCTCTACGCCCTCCTTTCCATGCTCGGGTATGCGCTGCAGAACGTGCTGCTGGCGCACTATGCGCGGAAAGTGGACGGTCTGAGCCTGGCGTTCTACCGGAACCTCTCCTTCTCCGTCACGCTCCTTCCCCTCCTCCTCGGCTCATCCCGTGCGGAGATCGCCGCGGTCGCCGCACACTGGCAACTGCTCCTGCTCGGAGGTCTCTCCGGCGGACTCTACCTGGGACTCTTCTACGCCTCGTACCGCCACCTCCCCGTGGGGATCGCGGGCGCTATCTCCCGCGCCCTGATGACCGTGCTCCTCGTCGCCATCGGCTGGGCGGTTTTGGGTGACGTGCTCTCTCCCGCGGCGCTTGCTCTCCTGGCGCTCATCATCATCGGCAGCGTGCTCCTGGCGGCCAAAGGGAATGTCCATGCGCACCTGGGCAACCGTGCGGGGTTCGGGATCCTGCTGGCCGTGGCATCCGCCCTCCCCCTCACCCTCACCAACGTGACACCGGCCGCGCTCAGCCGCATCGCCAACCCGCTTGTCGCGGGATATTTCTGGGAAATCTCCATTGCCGCGGGCGCCGGGTTCCTGCTCATATTGCGCCGGGTCTTCCTGCGGAAACCCATGGGCCGCATCAGCGGACGCACGTTCCTGGGCATCGCCGCCGCCGCCTCCCCCACCCTCGTCGGCACGGGATTCTTCATGCTGGCGACGCACGCCGGGCCCGTCGCCATCGTGACGGCCGTGGGCAGCGCTTCCCTGGTGGTGACCTCTCTCCTCGGCATGCGTTTGTACCGCGAACACCTCCGCTGGGTGCAGTGGGCGGCGATCCTCCTGGTGCTCGCGGGCGTGGCGGGCTTGAAGTTCGCGTGA
- a CDS encoding ABC transporter ATP-binding protein produces the protein MTTAHSRSAHPLIETVELHKSYFNDEVETPVLHDINLTIEKGEFVAIMGPSGSGKSTLMHILGFLDRPTAGQYLFQGEPTEQMDEDTLARIRATRVSFVFQSFNLLPRTSVLENVTLPLLYHPHISVSERSERAVKAIETVGLMDRMDYLSHQLSGGQKQRVAIARSLVTEPEVIFADEPTGNLDSHSGIQVMEALQTLHRDGHTIILVTHEGTTAEHAQRIIQIHDGEITADRRDFKRRIAGKGVTLK, from the coding sequence ATGACCACCGCCCACTCACGTTCGGCCCATCCCCTCATCGAAACGGTCGAGCTCCACAAATCGTACTTCAATGACGAGGTGGAGACCCCCGTCCTTCACGACATCAATTTGACCATTGAGAAGGGGGAATTCGTAGCCATTATGGGGCCTTCGGGTTCCGGCAAATCCACGCTCATGCACATCCTGGGCTTCCTCGACCGCCCCACGGCGGGACAGTACCTGTTCCAGGGCGAACCCACGGAGCAGATGGATGAAGATACGCTGGCGCGCATCCGCGCGACGCGCGTGAGCTTCGTGTTCCAGTCCTTCAACCTCCTCCCGCGCACGTCCGTGCTGGAGAACGTCACCCTCCCCCTCCTCTACCATCCGCACATTTCCGTCTCCGAGCGCTCCGAGCGCGCCGTGAAAGCCATCGAGACGGTGGGGCTCATGGACCGCATGGATTATCTCAGCCACCAGCTCTCCGGCGGGCAGAAGCAACGCGTGGCCATCGCCCGTTCCCTGGTGACGGAACCGGAAGTGATCTTCGCCGACGAGCCGACCGGGAACTTGGACTCGCACTCCGGCATCCAGGTGATGGAGGCGCTGCAGACCCTCCACAGGGACGGCCACACCATCATCCTCGTCACGCACGAGGGGACCACGGCGGAACATGCGCAGCGCATCATCCAGATCCACGACGGGGAAATCACCGCGGACCGCCGTGATTTCAAGCGCCGCATTGCGGGAAAAGGCGTTACCTTGAAGTAA
- a CDS encoding deaminase has protein sequence MSLYIGLTGYMGSGKGELIKMLAKSGYAPLSLSDMVRAEATKRKLAHTRGNLQDVGNDLRSKHGPGVLGKMICETIERETARPFAVKARNGPAHRSSERNEERSGPAHRSSEQGEERRWVIDGIRNPGEADELRKLSGFRLIGITAPTDTIITRLQKRKREGAALTKKQIVERLEREKGVGEPPEGQQVKKCLDRVDYLIINDGTLKDLEAKLRHFLRLLSGEDRPSFHEVFMEIAYAWAKRATCLRRKVGSVIAKDKQQLTAGYNGAPRGIPHCAEMGGCLREKLKIPSGQRHEICRGTHAEQNAITQAAKFGINIEGGTLYCNCFPCVICTKMILNAGITTVVYDSDYDDALSKEILGQQKLLKLVRYEGWKYGA, from the coding sequence ATGTCCCTGTACATCGGACTCACGGGCTACATGGGTTCCGGCAAGGGCGAGCTGATCAAGATGCTCGCCAAGAGCGGCTACGCCCCCCTCTCACTCTCGGATATGGTCCGCGCGGAAGCCACGAAGCGGAAACTCGCCCACACGCGCGGCAACTTGCAGGACGTGGGCAACGATTTGCGCTCAAAGCATGGACCCGGCGTGCTGGGAAAGATGATTTGCGAAACAATTGAAAGGGAAACGGCGCGGCCATTTGCCGTGAAAGCGCGAAATGGGCCTGCCCACCGTAGCTCCGAACGGAACGAAGAGCGGAGTGGGCCTGCCCACCGTAGCTCCGAACAGGGCGAGGAGCGAAGGTGGGTGATCGACGGCATACGCAACCCCGGCGAAGCGGATGAACTTCGCAAGCTTTCAGGCTTCCGCCTCATCGGCATCACGGCGCCTACGGACACGATCATCACGCGCCTGCAGAAGAGGAAGCGGGAAGGCGCCGCACTTACCAAGAAGCAGATAGTGGAGCGTCTCGAGAGGGAGAAGGGCGTGGGCGAACCGCCAGAAGGCCAGCAGGTGAAGAAGTGCCTGGACCGCGTGGATTACCTCATCATCAACGACGGGACGCTGAAGGACTTGGAGGCGAAGCTCCGGCATTTCCTGCGGCTCCTGAGCGGGGAGGACCGCCCCTCCTTCCACGAGGTGTTCATGGAGATCGCCTACGCATGGGCCAAGCGGGCCACGTGCCTGCGGAGGAAGGTGGGCTCCGTGATCGCCAAGGATAAGCAGCAGCTCACCGCGGGGTACAACGGCGCGCCGCGCGGTATCCCCCACTGCGCGGAAATGGGCGGGTGCCTGCGCGAGAAGCTCAAGATCCCCTCCGGCCAGCGCCACGAGATCTGCCGCGGCACGCATGCCGAGCAGAACGCCATCACACAAGCGGCCAAGTTCGGCATCAACATCGAGGGCGGCACCCTGTACTGCAACTGCTTCCCGTGCGTCATCTGCACCAAGATGATCCTCAACGCGGGGATCACCACGGTCGTCTACGATTCGGATTACGACGATGCCCTCTCCAAAGAGATCCTGGGACAGCAGAAACTGCTCAAGCTCGTTCGATATGAGGGGTGGAAGTACGGGGCGTGA
- a CDS encoding sugar nucleotide-binding protein yields MNVLIFGSKGYLGSQFLSLYPDAITPSVDVADQAAVATLLDKEKPDVVINAAGKTGRPNVDWCETHREETFRSNVTGVVTLLEECGERGIYWVHLGSGCIYEGENGGGGYTEEDPPNFAGSFYSWTKNVSDQMLMRFGEGWKGRGGVLNLRLRMPFDTTQSPRNLLMKLKGYTRVLDVRNSITFIPEFTAAAQRLIAERKTGTYNMVNGSGISPYRIMELYKEIVDPSHAFERLTLEQLPDVAKAARSNCILNNAKLLGEGIPMGDAEETVRAALRTLRKAP; encoded by the coding sequence ATGAACGTTCTAATCTTCGGTTCCAAAGGCTATCTCGGCTCCCAATTCCTGTCCCTCTATCCTGACGCCATCACGCCGTCCGTGGACGTTGCGGATCAAGCGGCCGTGGCGACGCTATTGGACAAGGAGAAGCCGGACGTGGTGATCAATGCCGCGGGCAAGACGGGGCGACCGAACGTGGATTGGTGCGAAACGCATCGGGAAGAGACGTTCCGCAGCAACGTGACGGGCGTGGTCACCCTTCTCGAGGAATGCGGCGAGAGGGGGATCTACTGGGTGCACCTGGGGTCCGGCTGCATCTACGAGGGGGAGAACGGCGGCGGGGGATACACGGAGGAGGACCCGCCGAACTTCGCGGGATCGTTCTACTCCTGGACCAAGAACGTCAGCGACCAGATGCTCATGCGGTTCGGGGAGGGATGGAAGGGGCGCGGGGGCGTCCTCAACCTTCGCTTGCGCATGCCTTTCGATACCACCCAAAGCCCGCGCAATCTCCTCATGAAGCTCAAAGGCTACACGAGGGTGCTGGACGTGCGGAATTCCATCACCTTCATCCCGGAATTCACGGCTGCGGCGCAACGGCTGATCGCAGAGAGGAAGACGGGAACGTACAACATGGTCAACGGTAGCGGCATTTCCCCCTACCGTATCATGGAACTGTATAAGGAGATCGTGGATCCTTCCCATGCGTTCGAGCGGCTCACGCTGGAGCAGTTGCCCGATGTGGCGAAGGCGGCGCGGAGCAACTGCATCCTCAACAATGCCAAGCTCTTGGGAGAGGGGATTCCCATGGGGGATGCGGAGGAAACGGTGCGCGCGGCGCTCCGTACACTTAGGAAAGCCCCGTGA
- a CDS encoding GrpB family protein produces the protein MFGFTKKIVQPVSNHSQWNKIFAREQARLLEGLRDHPVTIEHVGSTAIPFVPAEPILDIALGIEPSVELDALRKNLDSLGYEEGEPQGMKDSVLWVCGEQAREFHIHLMHRCSTTWNDLMLFRAALRSSESLRNEYALLKTELAGKYSEDRKTYTNGKRAFIERVIRQYSPKRPQFTREAMVTEIVSALEKGKNVLLVGRRDAGKTYFVTKTLIPFLRNTGMDVRYHKNMNEEIGDLPEDAVVIFDEFEIRDDREQLEKMHPEEKPYYTDSYLKKVHRWLRKSEHIPNRRIFILSRNEEDIGNIMKTTSFEFASDVVVIEVPAWKAE, from the coding sequence ATGTTTGGTTTCACGAAGAAGATAGTTCAGCCGGTCAGTAATCACTCACAATGGAATAAAATCTTTGCGAGAGAACAGGCGCGTTTATTGGAAGGGTTGAGGGATCATCCCGTGACAATAGAGCATGTTGGAAGTACGGCTATACCGTTCGTACCTGCGGAACCCATTCTGGATATTGCGCTCGGTATTGAGCCATCAGTGGAACTCGATGCGTTGAGAAAGAACCTGGACAGTCTGGGGTATGAAGAAGGTGAACCGCAGGGGATGAAAGACAGCGTTCTGTGGGTATGCGGGGAGCAAGCCCGAGAGTTCCATATCCATCTGATGCATAGATGCAGTACCACATGGAATGATCTTATGCTTTTTCGCGCCGCACTCAGAAGCAGTGAATCTTTACGGAATGAATATGCATTGTTAAAAACTGAACTCGCCGGCAAGTATTCTGAGGATCGCAAGACGTACACGAATGGCAAGCGAGCATTCATTGAGCGCGTCATTCGTCAGTACTCACCGAAACGTCCGCAGTTCACCAGAGAAGCCATGGTCACTGAAATAGTATCCGCGCTTGAAAAGGGGAAGAATGTTCTGTTGGTCGGCAGGAGGGACGCCGGTAAAACGTACTTTGTAACAAAGACGCTCATCCCTTTCCTCAGGAATACAGGTATGGATGTTCGGTACCACAAGAATATGAACGAGGAGATTGGTGACTTGCCGGAAGATGCGGTGGTTATCTTCGATGAATTTGAGATACGCGATGACAGGGAGCAGTTGGAAAAGATGCATCCGGAGGAGAAACCGTATTATACTGACTCCTATTTGAAAAAGGTCCATAGATGGTTACGGAAGTCGGAACATATTCCGAATCGTCGAATATTCATTCTTTCAAGGAACGAGGAAGATATCGGCAACATTATGAAAACAACGTCTTTTGAATTCGCATCCGATGTCGTCGTGATCGAAGTTCCAGCTTGGAAGGCAGAATAA